The Muntiacus reevesi chromosome 5, mMunRee1.1, whole genome shotgun sequence genome segment AGGTGGCTCCCCCTGACTTCTGGTCCTCGTTTCTGCACACAAGCCCAACAGAGGTGTCGCACACCACAGTTTGTTCAAGCTCTTGGAGGGGAACCTCAGGAGAGTCAGCCGCTCTGCAGGAGATGTTGGCTACCCAGCCCTTCACACAGACGTTCTCAAGGGATTCAATATCTCCATCTGCTTTGGTATCATTCGGTTTACCTGAGTCCAGCCAGCCAGTCCACCTGCAGTCTGGCAAACACGGAGAGGTTGGTGTCACCGTGGCGGTCCCTTCTGTGGTAGTCGTGGTTGtggctggggtggtggtggtgggagttgGGCTCCCCGTGgttgtggcagtgatgggggtggtggtctctgtggcagtgatgggggtggtggtccctgtggtggtggGTGTTGGGCTTGGGGTCCCCGTGgttgtggcagtgatgggggtggtggtccctgtggcagtgatgggAGTGGTGGTctctgtggcagtgatgggggtggtggtctctgtggcagtgatgggggtggtggtccctgtggtggtggGTGTTGGGGTTGGGGTCCCCGTGGTTGTGGcagtgatggaggtggtggtcTCGGTggtagtgatgggggtggtggtccctgtggtggtggGTGTTGGGGTTGGGGTCCCCGTGGTTGTGGCAGTGATGGGAGTGGTGGTCTccgtggcagtgatgggggtggtggtccctgtggcagtgatgggggtggtggtctcaGTGGCAGTGATGGGCgtggtggtccctgtggcagtgatgggggtggtggtctcggtggtagtgatgggggtggtggtctctgtggcagtgatgggggtggtggtctctgtgacagtgatgggggtggtggtctcggtggcagtgatgggggtggtggtccctgtggtagtgttggtggtggtggtccccgtggcagtgatgggggtggtggtctctgggatagtgatgggggtggtggtccctgtCGTGGTGGGTGTTGGGGTTTGGGTCACTGTGGTTGTGGCAGTGATGGGGTTGGTGGtccctgtggcagtgatgggggtggtggtccctgtggcagtgatgggggtggtggtccctgtggtggtgggtggtggggtTGGAGTCTCTGTTGAGGCGATGGTAGATGGCTGGCTTGGGGTCCCTGTCACAGTGGGCGTCGTGGTTTGGGTCTCCGTGGTGGTGGTCGAAGGTGTGGTGACACAGAAAGGTGGAACAAAACAGCAGTAGACGTCGATCTCATAGTTGAGGCAGGCAGGCGTGGGGGTGGCTCCCCCTGACTTCTGGTCCTCGTTTTTGCAGACAAGCCCAACAGAGGTGTCGCACACCACAGTTTGTTCAAGCTCTTGGAGGGGAACCTCAGGAGAGTCAGCCGCTCTGCAGGAGATATTGGCTACCCAGCCCTTCGCACAGACGTTCTCAAGGGATTCAACATCTCCATCTGCTTTGGTATCATTCGGTTTACCTGAGTCCAGCCAGCCAGTCCACCTGCAGTCCGGCAAACACGGAGAGGTTGGTGTCACCGTGGCAGTCCCTTCTGTGGTAGACGTGCttgtggctggggtgggggtggtgggtgttGGGGTCCCTGTGGTCGTGGGTGTTGGGGTTGGGGTCTCTGAGGTTGTGGTGGTGGATGATGAGCCTGGGGTCTCCGTAGTGGTGGTGGAAGGTGTGGATGCACAGTGAACACAGCAGTAGACGTTGATCTCGTAGTTGAGGCAGTAAGGCATGGGGGTGGCTCCCCCTGACTTCTGGTCTTTGTTTTTGCAGACAAGCCCGACAGAGGTGTCGCACACCACAGTTTGTTCAAGCTCTTGGAGGGGAGTGTTGGGAAACATGGCTGCTCTGCAGGAGATGTTGGTTACTGAGCCATTCACACAGATGTTCTCAAGGGATTCAACGTCTCCACCTGCTTTGGTATAATCTGGTTTACCAGAATCCAGCCAGCCAGTCCACCTGCAGCCTGGCAAACACGGAGAGGGTGGTGTCACCGTGGTGATTGTAGTGGTTGCAGTTGGGATAGTGGTTGGCAAGGTGGTGGTCGGTGGGGTGGTCGGGGTGGTGGTCGGGGTGGTGGTCAGTGGGGTGGTGGTCAGTGGAGTGGTGGTTGGTGGAGTGCTTGGGGTGGTGGTCGGGGTGGTGGTTGGGGTGGAGGTTGGGGTGGTGGTTGGTGGAGTGGTGGTGGGAGTTGGTGGAGTGGTTTCGGTGGTGGTCGGTGTGGTGGTTGGGGTGGTGGTCAGTGGAGTTGTCGGGGTGGTGGTCGGGGTGGTGGTCAGTGGAGTGGTGGTTGGTGGAGTGCTTGGGGTGGTGGTCGGGGTGGTGGTCGGCGGGGTTGTGGTCGGCAGGGTGGTGGTCGGCGGGGTGGTCGGCAGGCTGGTGGTCGGGGTCGAGGTAGGACACTCATCCTTCTGCTGGCAGCAGTAGACTCGTATCTCGTAGTCGTAGCAGACCCCAAAAGGTCCGTTTCCAAACTGGTCTTCGTTCTTGCAAATGAACCCGACGGAGACGTCGCACCGAGCCTTCTGGCCCAGCGTCTCCCAGCTGAGCAGGGGCTCCACGGCCGCCCTGCACTCGATGTCCTGGGGGGCCCTGCAGACACCGTCGAACGTCTCTCGGTCCCCGCCATCACTGTCAGCACTGGGATGGTCATTGTTGATCCAGTCGGACCAGGAGCAGCAGCTAACTAGATGAGCAAGACCGGCATTGGTCAGTCAGGTGGGGGCGCGCCTTTCGGGAGGTCAGCGGACTCAAAGAACCCAGAGACACCCGTGACCAGCTGTCCACATCATCACCAAAGGGCCCGGGGTAGGCTCAGAGACTTCAGGCTGAGCCTAATCTTCCACCCTctacttctctcctctctctgcagcTAAAAACCCAAGACCCCACACCCCGCCAGTGACAGACCAGGCCTGGGGGAACCAGCCGAGTGCCCCTTCCTCAGCTACCTTCAAATCCATAGGCCAAACAAATGAACGAGGAAAGGGCCACCCAGCTCAGCCCAGAAGCCCGCTGGTGGGGCTCAGGCTGGACTCTTGACCAGTGTTTTCACCCAGAGCTATTTAAGTCCCCTGCATGAGTCCCTGGGCTCAGCAAATCAGTAATCAGGTCACCAAAATAGACCACCTCCAGTCCCTGAGCCAGTGGTCAGGCCTCCTAGCCCAGCCCGCATCGGGGTCTCGAGGGAGGCACGCTTTCTGCTGCTCCCCGCCCTGAGTCATGGGACCAGCCGCTAACGTGACTTACCGGTAGTGGGTGAAGAGGAAGGTGGCGCTGCGGTAAAACGTGGGGGAAAGAGAAAGTCATTGTACAGGACTGAGGTTTgttaaatcttttaattttcatgtttcttttcccGATGGCTGTTATACACCTGGCGGCTCGCTCTGCACGAGCTACGACTGCAGCTGAGGGACCTGGGGCGCCTGGCGGCCTCCTCTAGCCCTTAGGGCTGACTCCTGCAGGTCTGGAGAAATGGCCCCGTGTCCGGGCTGCCGTCACTCTGCTCTGGGCTCGTGGCTGTGGTCGAAtgtgggagggggcgggggacaCGCCCCGAGCTGAGGGGCAGATCATCACTTCCTGCCTGCCTAGAAGGGCCGTCCCTGCCGGGCTCAGGGGAAGGCAGGCCTTACCTGTGCTGGGGGTCGGAgggatgctggtggtggtggaggtggtggtggcggGGGTTGTCGtgatgggggttgggggtgctGAGGTGGACACACAGACGTTGAAGTGTTGCTGCACCGTCCCGTTGGGGCCACAGAATTCCCAGTAGCAGAAGGAGCCGTCCTGGGTGATGTTGAGAATCCTCCCTGCGGGAGGCCGATATCAAcacatcaggaacaagacagaggCTCCCAAGGCCCCCTAGGCCCGTCCGCACGAGGGGAGAcgggtcccccacccccaacaaatgGCCAGCCAGCGCCCACTGGGACCCCGCGCCCAGGACCCTCAGCGGAGCCCGTCAGAATGCAGAAGCTGTGTCACAGAAGGGGCTTTGCTCCCCATCAGGAGAAACACAGACGCGTCGAGTGAGCCCTAGGGCTGCTGCAAACTAGAGGCACCTCCGAGCCGGGAGGGGCCCAGGGCAGCCACGCGGATGAAGAGTAGGGAGGAAGGGGCAGGGAAGCGCAGGAGGTTGCTCCCACCCAGAACCCAGGTGGATCCAGAAGGAGCGTCCAGGGGTGGGCAGCTTACCTTCATCAACCCAGCAGACAACTGTCGAGGAGTTGGTACACATGCTGAAAAGCAAGCGCGAGGCTGCAGGCCTGAGCCTGTGCGCTCTCACCCACCCCCCACAGCCCACGACAGGCTCACAGcctcagggaaacactgcccCAAAGGCCAGCTCAGGAGCCCGCCTGGGTTCCCAGTGTGGGCAGAGCAGGGACGAGGCAAGGGTGCAGAGGCAACACGGgccacctctcccctccccggGCGCGTGAATgcgcacgcatgtgtgtgtgcttgccaGTCTCCCCGGGCCCCTGCGACGTGAGCTTAGGTACCAAGAGTGGCAGATGTGCCCTGTGGGGACGGACGTTCCTGGTGTGTAGCGAGTGTTGTTGATGTAGCAGCCGCATTGGTCCCTGGTGACACACGCCTTCAGCTCCTCGTCGTAGATGGGGCTGTGCTTCGGGCACCGGGGGTAGCAGCCTGGTGGGCACAGGGTGCTGGGCTTGGACCGGCACGGAGGACCCACATCCACCCCATCCACCTCACCCTGCCCACCCTCCCCGCCCCGGGAGGTCCTCTTCTCCAGGATGCCCTCTGAGAAGGGGGCCTAGACCAACCCCCTCCTACTGCCGTGGCGCTGCCGGGCCCCGCCCAGCCTCCCGGGGGGCATGGCCCCTGCGCCCGCCCCACATGGCCTCTCTAGTTCTCAGCTTTTCTCAGCTCAGGGGCCTCCTCAGCCCCCACCTCATCCTGACCTGCTCTTCCCACGGCACCTTCGCTCCTGACCTCAGAGGCCCCCTGACTTCGTGGTGTGCTAACCTGCCCCCTTTCTGCCTCTCCCCTCGAGAGTGGGGTCTCAGCTCAGACTCCCAGCGGGCTGTCTGATGAACAAACTGCAGCAGGGAGAGCCTGGTCCCCCTGGCACTCAGGGCGACACCCCACGGGGCCCCTCACCCTCCAGGTAGGACACGGAGATGTTGGAGTGGATGCCGTTGACGGTCCGACAGGTCTCGAAGCTGCGGTTCCCGCAAGGCTCGTAGTGCCACTCACACTCGTCCGGGGGGTTGTAGTAGTCGCAGAATATGGCTGGGGGTAGGGGTGCGGTCATTCTTGGGGAGGGCGGAGGCGGGAGGGGACCATGGACACCCCCTTCCCCGGGGCAGCGGCCCCACCCACCGCCCAGCAGCTCACACCCTGCCCCGCTGGGGCCCGGGGACCAGGCCCAGCAGGCACTCACGGCACAGGTCGGGGGTCCTCCAGTACACGCAGGCGCTCTGCTTGGTGCACTGCTGGGCGTAAGAGGCCACGGCGGAGCAGAAGCACTCACAGTCCCCGCCAGTGTCGCAGGAGCACGAGTCTTGCACGCAGGCCTCGTAGAAGGGCATGGGGTCCACCTGGGGAGGGGCCTCCATGTGCCGGGGTCCACGCTGCCCTCCCGGGTCCGGGCCCTCCCTTGTGGCCCGAGAAGCTCAGGACCCCGAGGCCGGGACCCCAGGGCGCTGCCGGGGGGGCGTCCTGCGACGGTGCCCGCCACACCGCCCCCACCGACCACTGCTCCCGACCACTGCCGGCAGCAGAGGGCTGTCTGGGTGGGTTGCGCCCTGTCTCCCTTCCTGGAAGGTGCGGGAGAGCCTGGGGTCCAGCCACGTGTCTCAGAGGAAATACTGGGCCTCTGGGCATGTGTCCAAAGGACACAAGGACGGAGCTGAGGGGCGACCCTGCAGGTACAGCGCCTGGCCCGTGGCCCCGCCCACAGGCCGACACGCCCACGCCCCTCCCACCTTGCTGTGGCTCCGCCTACAGCCGTGGCTCCGCCCACCTCGCTGTGACTCCGCCTACACCCGTGGCCCCGCCCACCTCGCTGTGGCTCCACCTACACCCGTGGCTCCACCCACACCCACGCCCCGCCCACCTTGCTATGGCAGACCCGGAAAACTCGGCTTTTGATGATGCTGCACTGCTTCTCCGACCAGGAGCGGCGGTGCAGGTTCACGGCGCAAGGCTCCGGGGTGGTCGTCACGTCCGGACAGCTGGAGGCCTCCTTCCAGCTGTTCCCGAAGTCCAGCTCGCTGTCCACCACCATGCTGTCCCGCGTGGTGAAGTCGTTGTCGGACCGCTGGTCGAAGTTCCCACACAGGCCACACACCGTGCCCTGCAGAGACAAGCGGGACAGGGGGCTTTGCCGGGGGCCTcgcggggggagggggctggcccGGGCAGGCTGGGCGGCTGCACACCTGGTAGGAGGGGGCCAGCTTGATGAAGATGGTGGTCTTCCTGTCCCAGATGACGGTGACCCCGATGCTGGCCTCCACCACCAGGTACTGGCCCACATCCCGCGTCATGTAGGCCACGGGGTCGCCCACGTCACGCTGGACCACCATGTAGTGTTTGTCCTCCAGCTTCAGCACCGTCCTCTGTGCCCAGGGGAGACGGCCCGTCACTGGCCTGATCCGAGGGTCCCCCAAGGACCACGCGCCCCCCGGGGGGCGGGCAGCACTCACCCCAATGAAGATCTTGATGGCCTTGGAGCAGGTGACCCCCGTGGTGCCGCAAGGCACATTCTCGGTGACGATGCTGAAGGAACCCAGGGAGGTGTTCTGGCCGCAATAGTCCTGGGGGCCCAAGGGCACGTGAGCCAGGCCGACCCAGCCACGGGGTGAGGGCCCACCCCAGCTGGGCCCCGCCTCAGCCCCTCCTCTGCTGAGAGGTGGCTTAaccacccccacacacatgcCCCTGCGCACCCCACTCCCCCGACACCCACGGGAAGGTCATGGAATGGGAGGGCCGAGGAAGGGCTCCCCTCCGACCCCAGACCCCGTCCGCTCGGAGCCTCCTCACTGGGCTGGGACAACCCAGGGCCAGCAGCGCAGGGGCCACAGAGCAGAGGCAGGCCCTGGCCGTGCCCTCAGCCTCACCTGCACGGCCACATAGGAGCAGTGTCCATCGAAGTCATAGTACTTCTCATCGAAGGTGATGTAGTGGCCGTTCCCGTAGATGGTACAGGTGCCGTGGCACTCCAGTTGGGTGCACACCCAGCGCCCTTTCTGGCAGGTGctggggagagggagatgggggCTGGAGGGGCTGCAGCGGCCCGGGCTCCCCAGCCCTGCTcagagagcagcctggcagcctgcagaAAGGCCCCGGCAGCTCACACGCAGAGGAGGCCCGTACCCCCGAGCAGGCTCCCGACGGGGCGCTCGGGGGTCAGAGCGAGGCCCAGGCCCTCACCAGGTGTTGCAGTCCACCGTGATCGTGTCCCCGGGCGAGTACCGGTCGTTGTTGTGCACACACGGGCACGCCTGCTCCACCACGCAGCCACCCCGGCCGTCGTCAATCAGCCCCTCGGGGCACACGCAGCCACTGATGCACTCTGTCTGGTACTGGGGGGCAGTTGGAGAGTGGGAtcagggaccagatgccaggccCAGGTTGGCCAGCCCCTCTTCTGACGCTGCAGACACCCGCTcgtgtcccccaccccaccctccgaTGCTCAACCCCGCGCCCTGGTCCAGCCTCCAGAGCCCCACCCTCAGGCTCCCCGCAGGGCTGGAAGACAAGTAGAATGGCCGGCCTGGGGCACCTACATGGTCCCTGTCCCCCCAGAGGGCCGGGCAGGGGCCCACAGGCAGCCACTCCCTCAAGGGATGAGGGGGCAGCAAAGCCTGAGCGTCCGAGGGCCCAGGATCCGGAGCCTCAGGGCTGCACGGGAGCCCCCTGTGCCCCCGCCTCAGCAGCGCCCCCAGAACGCACGTAGCCGGCAGCCAGCGTCTCGCAGCTGACAGGCCTGGGGTTCCGGATGGCCAGCGCCGTCACGTTGTTGCAGTCGACGTGGATCTTCGGGGCCTCGCAGGCTGTGGGACAAAGGGGCCGCTGAGCTCAACTGAAGCTGGGTGGGGGCTCAGGCAGGCAAGGGAGCAGTGTGGGGGGCGGGAGGCCACGCACGAGGCGGCGGCCACGTACCCTGGCCGATCAGCTtgacctgtatgcagctcagccTCCCGTTCCGGCAGACGCTGAGAGGGAGATGTGGGGTGAGCCGGGCAGGCAGGTAGGGGGTGGGTCCCCCGAGCAGATGGGGCGCTACCTCCCCTGCCCCAGGACACCTACCATCGctcctcctgcctcaggaccACCTGCCCCGCCTCCAGGTAGAGGCCGCGGTAGTAGCAGGAGCACTTGGCCAGGGGCACGCAGTGGCCCTTCTCGTCCAGGAACATGTGGTCAGGGCAGCCACAGCCGTCCACGGGCGCGAAGCCCTGCAGGCAGTGGGTGTCGGGCTCAGACAGCGAGCGGCAGGTCTGCTGACAGGTGGTCAGGTTGTACAGGAAGACCTGTGACTTGGGGCAGGAGTCCAGGTCCTTGTCTGCAGAGGGGAGGGGCCCGTGTGAGGCGGGGCAGCCCTCAGCTCCCTTCCACGAAGGCCAGCCCCGAGCCCTGTGTCCAGCCGGGACGCCTGCCCAGCCGAGGGGCCAGCAGAGCGGTCACCCCGGGCCCATCCCAGCCACACAGGGGCCTCATGCCCCGCCCTCCGGGCTGAGGGATTCCAAGCTCCTCCGGGGAAGCAGAGAGGCCCAGGCTGGTTCCCCACTGGCCCCTGCGATGTCACCCTACACACCCTCCCCCCTCGACAGCCAGGGCGGGACGGCAGGGACCGGAAGGCCGGCCAGAGCCCAGGACTCACTGCAGACGTGCCTCCGCCAGCCCCATAGCATGACGCCCTTGGCGGCGCAGGCGCGGGCGTACGAGGACAGGGCGGCGCACATGCAGTCCTCCGTGTTCTGGCAGTTGCATGTGTCATACCTGCACCTCTGGGGGGCAAACGGGCCGTGAGGTGGGGGCCGGCTGGGGAGCATCACGCCCACGCGAGCCCGCAGACACGCAGCCCTGACGCCCGTGCACACGCGCTCGGGCACGCAGCCCTGACGCCCCTGCACACGCCCACCCTTCATCGCATGTGCGCTCACACGCGCCGCAATATACACGTgcttgtgcacacacactcagcaGTTTCCCACAGGAGGGCTGGGGCTGAGCCGGGGGCGGCCGCTGCCTGCCCACCCACCTTGTAATACTCGGCTGGGTCCACGGCAGAGTGACACCTCTCAAACGGGGTCTCAGTCTTCTTCAGCAGGGAGCACCAGTGCTCGGCGTAGTTGGCTGCGGAAGGTTCAGCCCCTCAGTGGGACGGCCCCTCTAGCAGGTCCCCGGGGCCCGCTTCCCCGTCGCCCTGGCTGGAGCAGACGCCACCCTCGGTGGACCAGACCAGGCCCCTCCCTTCAGGGCAGGCAAGCAAGGTGCCCCTTGCCTCTCGCCAGCTCCCCAGACATGGCGGGCGGCCCGGCGGGTGTGAGGGCGTCCGGTCGAGGCCACCACCCGTGGATTGGCAGGCCCTCTGCTGGGTCCCACGGCCGGCTACCACCATGGGCCACTGTAAGCCAGCCGCAAGGCAGCAGGAAGGCAGCAGGCGGCCGGCCGGCCACACCTCACCCACCCACCACGTCCCCCCGGGAGCCCCGTCTCCCCGGGGCCAGGGCCCCAGCGGCCGAGCCTCACCGCTCTCGATGCTGAGGGAGCAGGGGTCGTCCAGCCAGTCCAGCTTGTCCTGGCAGCTCGCCTGGACCTTCCAGGTGTTGGCAAAGCCGGCGCCCGTGGCCTCCACCAGCCCCCCAGCTGTCTTGAAGTCGTCCCCTTCAAGGCCGTTGAAGTTCCCGCAGAGGCCTGAGGGGCCAGGACCAGGTTGGGAAGGGCGGGGGCCACAGAGGCCCGAGGGCAGCGCGTGGGGGAGCCAGGCGGGACCACTCACCCTGTACGCGGCCCTGGGCCGCCTGGTCCAGCGTCAGGAAGAGCTGCATGACCGGCACCAGCTGGATCTGCAGCTTGAGGCCGAAGGTGGTGGTCACGATGAGGTGGTAGGAGGTTGGttgaaagatggagaagctcgcTGCAAGGGGGGGCATTGGCCGGGGGGCGTGAGGGGGGTGTGAGGAgtggtggggggcagtggggggacAGTGAGGGGCGGGGGCTGCCCATCCCCcatctcctcccccctcccccacctccccccccccaagtTGGGGCGCCCGAAGCAGGACTCACCCGTCACATGGGGCAGATTCACCTTCAGCTCATTCAGCAGGACGCTGCCATCTGACCTGAAGGTCACCACCTACAGGAAGGCCAAGGGGACAGGCTGAGAAGGGCCGTGGGCCCCGGGGGCGCTGGGGGGGGAAGCAGGGACACCCACGTTCTTCTTGCTGTCGGCCAGCAGCACCACCGTCTTCAGGCAGGTCTGCTTGTCCGTGGAGCCGCAGGGGGCCAGCTCGCTCAGGAGGGCGAAGGAGTCGTTCTGGgtctgtgggggtgggggagagggcatCGTGGTCACAGGGAGGGCGGGGCAGGGGTCCAGCGCCCGCACACCCCCGGGCGCCGGCCCACCTTGGTCAGCAGGTAGTAGCAGTCCCCGTGGAAGGTGTACTTCCTCCCGTCGAAGGTGGAGATGTGGGCGCCGCCCTCCAGGCTGCAGGTCCCGGGGCACCGCAGGTCCTGGCACACCCAGCGGCCGGCGTTGCAGGCACTGTCAGGAAGAGGGCCCAGGGTCAGGCTCGACTGCCACCCCCGCCCGCCGGGACCCCCGGCCCACCGGGACCTCCGGCCCATTTGGACTTCCAGCCCATCGGGATCCACAGCCTGCCTGGACTCCCGGCCCACCTGGACCCCCAGCCCCCCGGGACCCCCAGCCCACCTGGACCCCCCAGTCTGCCTGGACTCCCAACCTGCCGGGATATCCACTGCCCGCCGGGACCCCCACCCGCCAGGGCCCCCCAGCCCGCCGGGACCCCCCAGCCTGCCGGGACCCCCCAGCCCACTGGGATCCACCACCCGCCGGGACCCCCACCCGCCAGGACCCCCCAGCCCACCTGGACCCCCAGCCCGCCGGGACCCCGCCCCGGCACCCACCACTGCTTGCAGTTGGTGGTGGTCTCCTGGCCGGGCGTGTACAGGTGTCCGTGCAACTTGCAGCCACACTGGCTCACGGGGATGCAGCCGCCGCCCGCGATGTCATCATACACAGTGCCTGCGACAGCAGGACACGTTCCTCTCGGCCGCCCCGAATCC includes the following:
- the LOC136168695 gene encoding mucin-2-like — translated: MPYCLNYEINVYCCVHCASTPSTTTTETPGSSSTTTTSETPTPTPTTTGTPTPTTPTPATSTSTTEGTATVTPTSPCLPDCRWTGWLDSGKPNDTKADGDVESLENVCAKGWVANISCRAADSPEVPLQELEQTVVCDTSVGLVCKNEDQKSGGATPTPACLNYEIDVYCCFVPPFCVTTPSTTTTETQTTTPTVTGTPSQ